Genomic DNA from Shouchella patagoniensis:
TCTGTTTTTATTTCGCTTTTGCTCCATTTTTCATCTGGATGAGCTTTTACGTAAATATGCCCACCGTTTACAAAAGCTGCTCCTGAACGGAATCCATGTTTTTGTACGATGGCTTCCACTTGACGCGCATCGTCTTCCAGCGTACGATGCTTCACACTTGGATCTTTGTAGCTCGCCCCTGTATTTGTCATTTCGGGATCAAAGCTTTCGTTTTTCATATGCTCAAAATTAAGCGGTCCCGGTCCAAAGGCTCCTTTTCCATAATCATGATCTTGCGAAGTAGCACCCATATTGCCACTCGAACAACCAGCGAGACATAATAGCGCAATGATTCCTGTTTTTGCTACCTTCATGTCCTTCCCCCTTTGCCATTTACCATGGCTCTTATAGGGTTCCACAACATGGCTCTCACATGCACTTATAATTTAGGGTTGGCGTGGCACTTTCTACAGACTGGGTAATAGGAGTCATTGCCACCTATTTGAATTTGGTCCCCGGTATAAATTGGTCTCTTATCTCCATCTACACGCAAATTCATTACCGCTTTTTTATGGCAAAACCAACAAATGGTTTTCATTTCCTCAATTTTATCTGCGTAAATCAACATATATTTACTACCTTCAAACAATTCATTTTGGAAATCATTTTTTAAGCCAAATGCCATAACAGGAATACGTAATTGATCAACAATCGCTGCTAATTGTAACACTTGCTCTTTTGTAATAAATTGAACTTCATCAATTAAAATACAATAAGGCTTTTCCGCACACGAGCTCACGACTTCATAAATATTTGTGTCTTCAAAAACAGATAGTGCCTTTCTCCGCAGTCCAATTCGACTTGACACATACCCAACCTCGTCTCTTGTATCAATACCAGAAGTGAAGATCAAGACGGGTTTACTCTGTTCTTCATAATTATGAGCGACTTTTAAGATTTCAATTGATTTTCCGCTATTCATTGCTCCGTACTTAAAAAAAAGCTGTGCCATACACCATTCCTCCTCACTACCGTTCTTTTTTGCACACCATAAAAAAAACAGGCAAGGAATGCTTGCCTGTCATTTTTATTCTTATAGGTTGTATTTCTTTTTGAAACGATCGACACGTCCACCTGCATCGGCAAGTTTTTGTTTGCCTGTGTAGAATGGGTGTGAATCAGAAGAAATTTCAACTTTAATTAGCGGGTATGTGTTTCCATCTTCCCACTCGATTGTCTCACCAGAACCACGAGTAGAACCAGTTAGGAACTTGAAGCCCGTGCTTGTATCCATGAATACAACTTTTTGATAAGTTGGGTGAATTTCTGTTTTCATTGCATTTCATCTCCTTTTGCCCTGAATCTCTTCGAAACAGAGTTTTCCTCACATAATCGAAATTATAACAAGGGTGCTCTTGATTTGCAAGATCCAGTTTGCATAAACATTCTGGAAAAGCCTTTATCCGCGTTTTTTTCCAGCCATCTCTTTTTCCATCGCTTCAAAAAACTCAACGTTTGTTTTTGTATCCTTAACACGGCGAATAAACTGATCCGTATAGTCTGCGGACTCATTCATCGTTTTTCGAATGGTCCATAATTTATCCAATTGCGTTTTTGGCATAAGAAGCTCTTCTTTTCTTGTGCCTGAACGGCGAATA
This window encodes:
- a CDS encoding thymidine kinase, whose protein sequence is MAQLFFKYGAMNSGKSIEILKVAHNYEEQSKPVLIFTSGIDTRDEVGYVSSRIGLRRKALSVFEDTNIYEVVSSCAEKPYCILIDEVQFITKEQVLQLAAIVDQLRIPVMAFGLKNDFQNELFEGSKYMLIYADKIEEMKTICWFCHKKAVMNLRVDGDKRPIYTGDQIQIGGNDSYYPVCRKCHANPKL
- a CDS encoding type B 50S ribosomal protein L31 — its product is MKTEIHPTYQKVVFMDTSTGFKFLTGSTRGSGETIEWEDGNTYPLIKVEISSDSHPFYTGKQKLADAGGRVDRFKKKYNL